Part of the Oscillospiraceae bacterium genome, GAGCCGTGCTTCGTTCCTTGCATTATTTAGATGATAATGCTCGTGTGGAAAAAGAAGTTGAAGCTTTAAACAATGATGATTTCGAATCCTTCAAGCAGGAAATTATTGCATCAGGTAATTCTTCCTTCAGATTCCTGCAGAATGTGTACGCGACGGTGAATCCCAAAGAACAGGGATTATCTTTGGCAATTTATATTGCTGAGAAAATGTTGGAAGGAAAAGGAGCATACAGAGTGCACGGAGGTGGATTTGGCGGTACTACCCAGAATTTTGTGCCCGTGGAAATGGTAGATGCATTTAAATCTGCTGTGGAACGTGTATTTGGGGAAGGTAAGTGCCATATTCTCTTTATCAGAAATCACGGAGGCATCAGAGTATTATGATTAACAAATATTTGTCCGAACTGTTGGATTACGGCATCAAAAGGGAAATGATTACTCGTGAGGATGAATGTTATATTGTAAACCGCATTTTAAATTTAGTCGGTGCTTCTTCTTTTGAACGTGTGGAGTACACAGCTCATAACAGTTTGGAGGAGCTGTTGGGAGATTTATGCGATGTTGCCTTTGAAAACGGAAAATTAGAACAGAATACCGTTACATATCGTGATATTCTGTCTGCAGAAATTATGGATTATTTCACGCCCACACCTGGTAATCTTTCCCGTGAATTTTGGGCAGCATACGAAGAAAATCCCGAAAAAGCAACCGATTTATTTTACAACTTATCCAAAAATTCCAATTATATTATGACCGACCGTGTGAAACGGGATTTGAAATGGAAAACCAACACTTCTTATGGGGAGTTGGATATCACCATCAATTTATCCAAGCCTGAAAAAGACCCCAAGGAAATTGCGGCAGCCAAAACACAGAAACAGACAGGTTATCCCAAATGTTTGCTATGTCCCGAAAATGTTGGGTTCAAAGGTCATTCTAACCATCCGCCCAGAGCCAATCATAGAATCATTTCTATGGAACTTTGCGGGGAAAAATGGGCGCTTCAGTATTCGCCCTATGTATATTATAATGAGCATTGTATTCTGTTAAACTGTGAGCACACTCCCATGAAAATCAATCGTGCCACTTTTTCAAAATTACTTCATTTTGTGAAAAAATTCCCTCATTATTTTGTGGGTTCCAATGCAGATTTACCCATTGTGGGCGGTTCTATTTTAACTCACGACCATTTTCAAGGCGGAAACTATGAATTCCCTATGGCGAAATGTGGCAGTCGTTTTGCTGTTGAATTTGAAGGCTTTACAAACGTAAAAGCGTATGTGGTGGACTGGGCACTTTCTACCATTCGTTTAGTTGGTGATTCTATTGAAGAACTGTGTGATTTGGGGGATAAAATCTTAACTACCTGGCGTGGATATTCCGATGAATCCTGCGAAATTTTAGCACATACCGATGCACCTCATAACACCATCACTCCTATCGCAAGATATCGTGACGGTCATTTTGAACTGGATTTAATCTTACGAAATAATAGAACTACCGAAGAACATCCTTTGGGTATT contains:
- a CDS encoding UDP-glucose--hexose-1-phosphate uridylyltransferase, with the translated sequence MINKYLSELLDYGIKREMITREDECYIVNRILNLVGASSFERVEYTAHNSLEELLGDLCDVAFENGKLEQNTVTYRDILSAEIMDYFTPTPGNLSREFWAAYEENPEKATDLFYNLSKNSNYIMTDRVKRDLKWKTNTSYGELDITINLSKPEKDPKEIAAAKTQKQTGYPKCLLCPENVGFKGHSNHPPRANHRIISMELCGEKWALQYSPYVYYNEHCILLNCEHTPMKINRATFSKLLHFVKKFPHYFVGSNADLPIVGGSILTHDHFQGGNYEFPMAKCGSRFAVEFEGFTNVKAYVVDWALSTIRLVGDSIEELCDLGDKILTTWRGYSDESCEILAHTDAPHNTITPIARYRDGHFELDLILRNNRTTEEHPLGIFHPHSEYHHIKKENIGLIEAMGLAVLPARLKNELGELTDSKKEEVGQIFAKILENCGVFKNTEAGNDGMKKFVAAVNG